One genomic window of Parasteatoda tepidariorum isolate YZ-2023 chromosome 9, CAS_Ptep_4.0, whole genome shotgun sequence includes the following:
- the LOC107457436 gene encoding complex I intermediate-associated protein 30, mitochondrial, with product MLCKKGNLKFLKNALTSCNCRNFHQSSAFNRGFFEQYRRGTIPPEIHDKPWQEHIKEGRKIFVQECKLWVDEVKEKFRQDRKLYQHGDTDVFFRFDNKECLKKWRVGSDKINNEGFSDCHFTINDKGKGVFYGNIDTTPPKDGKSRFAGYCGIKSTRKTKSFMREDCYFWDWFTHLELRVKGDGRGYAINLGLGLYYDVTWFSTFTYPMYTRGGPYWETIRIPFSKFFMQSKGRIQDRQERIPLNKVNSVGITAATVPGPFHLEIDYIGCHKDDSFKEKCAYEMYKIPKELVTD from the exons ATGCTttgcaaaaaaggaaatttaaagtttttaaaaaatgctttaaccAGCTGTAATTGTAGAAACTTTCACCAATCATCTGCATTTAATCGTGGATTTTTTGAACAGTATCGTCGTGGAACAATTCCACCTGAAATTCATGACAAACCATGGCAAGAACATATAAAAGAAGGTCGCAAGATATTCGTTCAGGAGTGTAAACTTTGGGTTGATGAAGTTAAGGAAAAATTTCGTCAAGATCGGAAGCTTTATCAGCATGGCGATACAGATGTTTTCTTTAGGtttgataataaa gagtGTTTAAAAAAGTGGCGTGTTGGCTCTGACAAGATAAATAATGAGGGTTTTAGTGATTGTCATTTCACTATAAATGATAAAGGTAAAGGAGTTTTCTATGGTAATATTGACACCACTCCTCCGAAGGATGGAAAGAGTAGGTTTGCTGGCTATTGTGGCATCAAGTCTACTAGAAAAACG AAATCCTTTATGCGGGAGGACTGTTATTTTTGGGATTGGTTTACTCATTTAGAATTGAGGGTAAAAGGTGATGGAAGAGGTTATGCTATTAATTTAGGCTTGGGACTGTATTATGATGTCACCTGGTTCTCTACATTTACTTATCCTATGTACACCCGTGGTGGTCCCTACTGGGAAACAATTAGA ataccattttcaaaattttttatgcaatctAAGGGTCGCATACAAGACAGACAGGAAAGGATTCCTCTCAATAAAGTCAACAGTGTTGGTATCACTGCTGCTACAGTACCTGGGCCGTTTCATTTAGAAATAGATTATATCGGATGCCATAAGGATGATTCTTTTAAAGAGAAATGTGCttatgaaatgtataaaataccTAAAGAGCTTGTTACtgattaa